TGCACCGAAGTTGCGCGTGCGGCGTGCCGCCTGGTGGGCGCGTACCGCGTCGATGGCGGGCCAGATCCGCTCGATGGCCGGCACCGCGCCCTTGCCGCCCTGTTCCAGTACGTGCCAGCGCAGATCGGAGTCGTCGAGCGCGCGTAGGGCGCCGTTGACGCCATCGCCGTCGAAGCCGACCCGCGCCACCATGCGCTGGTACCAGAGGCCGGCGCTGCGCTCCAGCGTCTCGGCGGACAGGAAACCGCCGGCCAGGTCGCCCACCTCCTCCAGCAGGAAGCTCGACGGCAGGCGCACGTTGGTCGAACTGGTACCGCGCCGCGGATAGGAGAGAGTGAGCCGCTCGGTGGCGGCTTGGCAGGCCAACTCGAACAGCAGGCGCTCCTCGTCGAGCCGGCGTCCCTTGAGCGGCAGGTAGCTGCCGTGCGCCGCGTGGCGGTTGATGTGATCCCGTTCTGCGTCCAGCAGCAGCGGATCCTGGCGGATCACCGGCGGAAACGTGCGTTCGGCACAGCCGGTGACGTACACGCGGCGAAAGCGCACCAGCCGCGCGCTCATCACGTTGCCGACGAACACGCCGCTGCGCTGGAAGTAGCCGCCCGACACGATCGCCTGGCGAATGGCGGTCTCGGCGGCCTGGCGGAACCGCTCCGGGGTGGCGGCCACCGTCCCGCTGAGCGTCGCCGCCCGGTCCAGAACGGCAAGCGCGCGAATGCGGTGGGCGAGTGCATCCCATGCCAGCGTGTCCGCTTGCGCCGGCATGAACCGCCGCAACAGGTCCAGGAAACGGTCGGCGTGGGTGGTCCACCGGTCCGCGACGGGAACCTGTTCGGCGGCACCGGCCAGGCAACGCACCACCGACTGCAGTTGGCGCGCCGCGGCCACCGACTCGGCGGCGCGCTCGTCGGCGTCGCCGCGCGCGCCATGTTCCAGGTGGAAAGCGAGCACCGACTCGAATTCCTCCCACCCCTTGACGAGTCCCAGTTCCTTGCTCAGCGCTTCCCAACGGGCGGGGCGTGGCGTCAGCGCCGCGTCCTCGGCCGCGGTCTCGATCCAGGAGAGGTCGAGTCCCGGCAGCGAGAGCAGCTCCAACAGCGTGCCGCGATGCGGCTCGGCGTAGAGCAGTTGCAGCAGGATGAGAGCGGCGCGGCCCACCACCGTGCGCCGCACCGGCTGTCCGGCGGAGCGGTAGTGGGGCACCGCGGCGCGGTCGAGCACCCCGCAGATCAGCTCGTCGTAGATCGGGTCCATGCGGTGCAGGATGGCGATTTCCGCCGCCGGCACGCCCCCGGCGAGGTCCTCCAGTACGCGGCGTACGGTCTCTTCCGTCTCCGCTTGGCGGTCGGCGCAGGAGAAAACGGCGCGCGTTGCGTGCCGTGCGCGCGCGGAAGTGCCGGCGTCCAGAGTCTGCAGCCGCAGGCCGCGCTCGCGCAGCCGGTCGACGGTCTCGGCGACGAACGCGAATGGCTCGGTGCTCGTGTGCCAGGGCAGGAACAGCCGTGTCGGCAGTGCCCGCGACAGCGCGCCGAGCATGCCGAACTGCAGCGCGTTGGCGTCGTAGATGCCATATACCAGGACTTCGCGCGCGCCGGGCGCCGCGTGCTGCACGGCGGCTGCCGCCTGCGCCGGTGTGGCCGCGGCCGCCTGCGCCACCCGCGAGGTGGCGTCCGCGAACGGCGCCAGCGCCGCCTGGTAGTCCCGTACCATCCCCGCCAGCGTACGCAGCCACGGCCGCTGCGAGGCGCTTGCGACCAACCGTGGGTCGATCGCTCCCTCGCGCAGATCGCGGATGGTGGCAACCACGGAGTGCACCATGCCGGCATCCGCGAGACCGTGCGCCCGGTCGCCGTCGGCCCGCGAGCGGCGCTGCGCCACCACGTGCTCCAGCAGCGGGACGTGGGCGCCGTCAGGC
This window of the Spirochaetaceae bacterium genome carries:
- a CDS encoding exodeoxyribonuclease V subunit gamma, with translation HPASRARAGRHAHAPAGGGSGAEPRAGLARQPDAATRPRGTADERPAEEAPAHGGSVLVVSADIARLEQEFVEQVYAGKRADPAASVLVVVGSHLQHIYLRRLLARSLTAVANVRFVTLMDLAGELALTREAERPTGEHAALPLPDGAHVPLLEHVVAQRRSRADGDRAHGLADAGMVHSVVATIRDLREGAIDPRLVASASQRPWLRTLAGMVRDYQAALAPFADATSRVAQAAAATPAQAAAAVQHAAPGAREVLVYGIYDANALQFGMLGALSRALPTRLFLPWHTSTEPFAFVAETVDRLRERGLRLQTLDAGTSARARHATRAVFSCADRQAETEETVRRVLEDLAGGVPAAEIAILHRMDPIYDELICGVLDRAAVPHYRSAGQPVRRTVVGRAALILLQLLYAEPHRGTLLELLSLPGLDLSWIETAAEDAALTPRPARWEALSKELGLVKGWEEFESVLAFHLEHGARGDADERAAESVAAARQLQSVVRCLAGAAEQVPVADRWTTHADRFLDLLRRFMPAQADTLAWDALAHRIRALAVLDRAATLSGTVAATPERFRQAAETAIRQAIVSGGYFQRSGVFVGNVMSARLVRFRRVYVTGCAERTFPPVIRQDPLLLDAERDHINRHAAHGSYLPLKGRRLDEERLLFELACQAATERLTLSYPRRGTSSTNVRLPSSFLLEEVGDLAGGFLSAETLERSAGLWYQRMVARVGFDGDGVNGALRALDDSDLRWHVLEQGGKGAVPAIERIWPAIDAVRAHQAARRTRNFGAFDGIVPAELVAANGILDRDLTATALENFAVCPYRFFLSRVLQVRSRGEPEQTLEIAPLQRGNLVHAILDELVQQFLAGDEPWAQFIAGADEALREIMERRFAELPAGVTGLPLSWNLIRDQVTEELAAYVDEERSRATRTRAGSDGDAGGGWQPVAAERVFTGVPIAAGRRGLSFSGRIDRIDRIDRSRGALRIIDYKTGAAARETADGYREGRSLQLAVYLHAAAHLYRSGLDAGSAELHYVSERAAYRRLALAGAQLAADPRFAEVLAAMAEAIASGAFFYQPGERRVHCRLCDYHDVCHTRVADYAKRKVDGSSAIMAPFQAIAAPPGTAPGRRRQP